In Lolium rigidum isolate FL_2022 chromosome 3, APGP_CSIRO_Lrig_0.1, whole genome shotgun sequence, the genomic window caccgagcgccacgaaggtctcatcttattctccggtgacctttGCCACAaatgcctaggtcacggttccactaagggatttccttcgaggcggaaaccgggtcttaccacaaagcttggggcacgcatctacaacttaattggaggctcccaagaaatctccACAGAGGCCTAGATTCCGTCTAGGGTTCGAAGAACCCAAAAGTAACAacattcttgctttcaccaccacgcatcatcctggagaactcaaaccgatgcaccaaatgcaatggcaaatcCTTCACTGccaaattccaccaaagctacaaaacCTTGTGGGggaaagaagagaggaagaacaaaggaaattcacaaagaatctaagatcaagatctagaggattccactcacaaagagagggattcgaTTGGTAAAAATGTAGATCAAGATCTTctttctcttttccctcaaatggggcaaGAATTATGGAAGGATTGAGAGAAAGAGCAAGCTTCTCAAGGTGAGGAGAGAGTGTGAGAGTAAGCCCTCACTCCCTTGACAGAAATGGCAGGCCGTGCTAGAGAATACAAAGTTGACAGAAATGGCAGGCCCCTCTTGCAAGGGGCATGCAAATTTGCTGTTCTTGTATGGAACCACCAAGAAGTACTTGTAAGTAGTAACTTGGCCACCTCATGTGCTGGAGTCGCAGGAGCCGGCGAAGGGGAAGGAGAAGCCTGTGGTTGCAGAAGGGACAGGATGGAGCAAACAGTGCAAAGCGTATGGCTGGGCTGCTGCAGTTCAGAGGTTGGGCGTTTCCGCTAGGACCCAAGCCGTAGGTGAGAGCTAGAATGATGTAATGGTCTGAAGAAACCGTGGATTTCGAGCCTTCAAACTGTTTCAGAGGCGTTTTTCGCGGTTGTAATTTGGTCCTACGTCTCCATCTCCAATCAAACGAGCTCTGGTGGTAAGTGGTAACACAAGGTGGATCTTAGGGTAGCTTAGCTGTTCTGGCAGCTCAATGGAAGCATTATGTGGGAGATGTCCAACAGTTTTTACAAGACAAGTTCAATCAGATTTCCTACTTATACTCAGCTAAAAGAGAAAGTAGCGAGTCTGTTTTCATCGGCCGTTTTCATCTAGGCAAAACGACTCACTCCAGAACAACCCTGTTATGAGTCCGTTTTCATAGAAGGGTCAATGACGTGGCCGGTGAAGAGCACCGCACCGGACACCTCCTCCACGATGAAGAAAACAAAAGGGTGGTCCGCGACGAAGTCCATAGGAGGTCTGCAGCTCTGAAGAATCACTGTGACCGCCGTGGAGGCGGCCGCCTCGGTTCCTTCTTCGTTCACTTCAACTACTGCTTTGTGGAACACATCTTCCACCGAAATATTGCCGGAATTGGCCTCCACCATGTCAGACAGATCGGCGTCGCCGAATGCTGCCCGGAGTCCCAAGCTCTTGAGAACTTCCTTCATGCTGCAGAAGAATGACAACTTGAACTTGGGGAGACCGAACCTGGTCATGCTCTTTGGCCACGTGGGCAGGTGGTCAAACAGGAAACTTGAGCCGCCAGACGACATCTGGTCGGTAAGGCTATGCAGCCCGTCCCGCGCGGTTGGGAGGAAGATGCACATTGAGTACCGTGCGCCACCGCTGTTCTTCCCTTGTTTGTACGGGAGCTTGAGCACCTTGAATCCGTCGTAGCATGACACCATGTACTTGCAGCTTCCGCTTCCGGCCATGAATGGCACGCGGACGGCAGTGCCGTCGAGGCGGTAGAACATGTGCTCTTTGGTGCCGCTCCGGCGGAAGGCCTTCTCCCACTCGCCCTTGAAGTAGATGGCATTGGTGAGCACGAGCCTGGTGTCGACGTGCACGGAGCCAGGCGGGAGGACGGAAGTGATAAGTTTCTTCGTGGCCTCCGCGACCCAGCTGTTGATCTCCTCCCTTGAATCCTCTGCCTGCAAAACAGGCCAGTTCACATCGATCGATCACGGTCACAACTCACAAATAGTACGTGAGCTAGTATATGTTACAGATCTAATCAGGATAGCTTTGGCTGAATACTATGGCTGACCTTTCTTACAAAGTCAAGGGCGCGTACTTCCGCCTTGTAGGACTCGACGACGGCCTGCCGGTAGGCCGGCTTGAGCGACCAATCCTTCTGACACCACACACCGCACGCGGTCGTAACAACCAGCGGCCTTGACGGAtcttcgtcggcggcggcgagggcgcctTCCGCCACGGCTCGCACGACTCCCGCGACCTCGTCACGCGAAACGGCACCGAGCACGGCGAGGACCTCGTCCAGCGTGGTGCCTTTGGCGCCGGCCGCCACAAGACCTAACGCGGTGTAGATGGACAACGGCGAGAACATGATGTTCTTGCCCTCGTGCTCCTCGCAGGCGGCGAGCTTGTTTGACAGCCGGAGCGCGAGCGCCGCCAGGCCGCTGGTGGAGCCACCAGACGTGCCGCGAGCCTTTTTGCTTGGG contains:
- the LOC124697566 gene encoding serpin-Z2A-like; this translates as MEKEARRPSKKARGTSGGSTSGLAALALRLSNKLAACEEHEGKNIMFSPLSIYTALGLVAAGAKGTTLDEVLAVLGAVSRDEVAGVVRAVAEGALAAADEDPSRPLVVTTACGVWCQKDWSLKPAYRQAVVESYKAEVRALDFVRKAEDSREEINSWVAEATKKLITSVLPPGSVHVDTRLVLTNAIYFKGEWEKAFRRSGTKEHMFYRLDGTAVRVPFMAGSGSCKYMVSCYDGFKVLKLPYKQGKNSGGARYSMCIFLPTARDGLHSLTDQMSSGGSSFLFDHLPTWPKSMTRFGLPKFKLSFFCSMKEVLKSLGLRAAFGDADLSDMVEANSGNISVEDVFHKAVVEVNEEGTEAAASTAVTVILQSCRPPMDFVADHPFVFFIVEEVSGAVLFTGHVIDPSMKTDS